Proteins encoded together in one Pseudomonas arsenicoxydans window:
- the dnaB gene encoding replicative DNA helicase produces MNDISAPEQYDLQTAALKVPPHSIEAEQAVLGGLMLDNNAWERVLDQVSDGDFYRHDHRLIFRAIAKLADQNSPIDVVTLAEQLDKEGQTSQVGGLGYLGELAKNTPSVANIKAYAQIVRARATLRQLIGIASEIADSAFNPEGRTAEEILDEAERQIFQIAEARPKTGGPVSVNDLLTKAIDRIDTLFNTDNAITGLSTGYTDLDGMTSGLQPSDLIIVAGRPSMGKTTFAMNLVENAVLRSDKCVLVYSLEMPGESLIMRMLSSLGRIDQTKVRAGRLDDDDWPRLTSAVNLLNDRKLFIDDTAGISPSEMRARTRRLVREHGDIALIMIDYLQLMQIPGSGGDNRTNEISEISRSLKALAKEFNCPVVALSQLNRSLEQRPNKRPINSDLRESGAIEQDADVIMFVYRDEVYHPETEHKGIAEIIIGKQRNGPIGTSRLAFIGKYTRFENLAPGSYNFDDE; encoded by the coding sequence ATGAACGATATCTCCGCACCCGAGCAATACGATCTGCAAACCGCTGCCCTGAAGGTACCGCCGCATTCCATCGAGGCCGAACAGGCCGTGCTCGGTGGTCTGATGCTGGACAACAACGCCTGGGAACGCGTGCTGGATCAGGTTTCGGACGGCGATTTCTATCGACATGACCACCGTTTGATCTTCCGCGCGATCGCCAAACTGGCTGATCAGAACTCGCCGATCGACGTCGTGACCCTGGCCGAGCAATTGGACAAGGAAGGTCAGACCTCGCAAGTCGGTGGTCTCGGTTACCTGGGTGAGTTGGCGAAAAACACGCCGTCCGTCGCCAACATCAAGGCCTATGCGCAGATCGTTCGGGCCCGAGCGACGTTGCGGCAATTGATCGGTATCGCCAGCGAGATTGCCGACAGCGCCTTCAACCCTGAAGGCCGAACGGCTGAAGAGATTCTCGATGAAGCCGAACGGCAGATCTTCCAGATCGCCGAGGCACGGCCAAAAACCGGCGGCCCGGTGAGTGTGAATGACCTGCTGACCAAGGCCATCGATCGCATCGACACCTTGTTCAACACCGACAACGCCATTACCGGCCTGTCTACCGGTTACACCGACCTCGACGGAATGACCAGCGGCCTGCAGCCGTCTGACCTGATCATCGTCGCCGGCCGTCCGTCCATGGGTAAAACCACCTTTGCGATGAACCTGGTGGAAAACGCCGTGTTGCGCAGTGACAAGTGCGTCCTGGTTTACTCGCTGGAGATGCCAGGCGAATCGCTGATCATGCGTATGTTGTCGTCGCTTGGACGTATCGACCAGACCAAGGTCCGGGCCGGTCGACTGGACGATGACGATTGGCCGCGCCTGACCTCGGCGGTCAATCTGCTCAACGATCGCAAACTGTTCATCGACGATACGGCGGGTATCAGCCCCTCGGAGATGCGCGCGCGGACCCGGCGTCTGGTGCGTGAGCACGGCGACATCGCCCTGATCATGATCGACTACCTGCAATTGATGCAGATCCCAGGTTCCGGTGGCGATAACCGGACCAACGAGATTTCCGAGATTTCCCGGTCCTTGAAAGCCCTGGCCAAGGAATTCAACTGCCCGGTGGTGGCGCTGTCCCAGCTCAACCGCTCCCTGGAGCAACGACCGAACAAACGCCCGATCAACTCCGACCTCCGGGAATCCGGAGCGATCGAGCAGGATGCTGACGTGATCATGTTCGTTTACCGGGATGAGGTGTACCACCCGGAAACCGAGCACAAGGGCATTGCCGAAATCATCATCGGTAAACAGCGGAACGGCCCGATCGGTACGTCACGGCTGGCGTTCATCGGCAAGTACACCCGTTTCGAAAACCTGGCGCCGGGCAGTTACAACTTCGACGACGAGTAA